A region of the Candidatus Palauibacter polyketidifaciens genome:
CGAGTCCCGATCCGGGAACGGGTCCGGATGCAGCATCACTTCGTCCCCGCAGACGACGCGGGTTTCCCGGGCCCACTGAATCACCTGTTCACGCGGGACCCGCCGGGGCCGGAAGCTGTAGTCGTAGAGCAGGAACAGTGGCGCGATCAGCACCGGCCCGTCCCGATGTTCGACCACCGGATACGGGTCCTCCGGAGTGAGGACGCCGTGGGAGCGGGCGATCCCCACGAGATGTTCGTAGAGCGCCACGCCGCGGAGCCCGGGAGCCCGGTTCGGTATCGTCCAGAGTTCGTGGTTTCCCGGAACCCAGACGACCTGCCGGAACTTCGGAGTGAGTCGCGCGAAGCACCACTCGAGTCGCCGCGCGCCGTGGCCCACGTCGCCCGCCAGGATCAGCCAGTCGTCGGGATGGGCGGGAAAATCCTCCAGCGCCGCCCGGTTTCCCGGATGGGAGACGTGCAGGTCGGACAACGCCCATAAACGTGGCATGCGATGAATACTAACACCGTGTCACCCCTCGAAGCCCGACCCGGACGCTCAACTCGCGATGCGCCGCCGCCGTCGGACCGGGGTCGCCGTTCGGCGCACGTACCGCGCCACCTCGCCCATGCCGTCCACGCCGATCCGGGCGCCCAGCGTCTGGTTGTAGTTCGTCGTGCCGTTGATGTCGTACGTGTAGCGGTGGCCCCACGCGTCCCGCACGTACTCGATGCCGGCGATCTCGATTCCCTCCCTGTTGCAGAGCCGGATGTACCGCTGCACCAGCGCGTCGTCCTCCGCGACCGGCGAGGGGCTGAAGAGCCCGGGACCGGTCGGGCACACCTGGAGCCCCCCTTCCTCTACCTCGTCCGCTTCCTCGGTCTTCCCGGAGGGCATCGGATTGCACGCGTCGGAGGGGCAGAGCTCGAACCCGTCCGCCGTCGAACTCCGCATGGCGAACACGAATCGGCCGCCCACGATCTCCACCCGCGTGATGAAGGGCTCCGGAGCGTCGATGTACTGCTGGAGGATCATCCGGGCGCCGGGCCCGGCGTCGAAGCCGTCGCCGTCGAGGTGCCGCTCGAGTTCCCGCGCGTCGTGGAAGAGCCGGATCCCCAGCCCCTTGCCCCCCTGGTCGTGCTTCGTGATGAACGGGCCGTCGAAGGTGGCGGCCGCTTCGAGCAGGTGCTGCCTCCCCACGGCCAGCACGGTTCGCGGCGTGCGGATCCCGTGCCGGCGGAGGACGAGGTCCTGCCGGAGCTTGCTCATCTCCAGCTCGAAGGCGCCGAGCCCGTTGATCACCCGCCGGCCGTGCGACTCCAGCCAATAGAGGAGCTGGCGGGCCAGTTCGACCGTGTGGACGTGGCCCCGCGTGTGCGACGACGGGCTGATGCGGTTGATCCAGATGCCCGCGGGAGGCGGCGCCGAAGGGTCGACGAGCCCCTCGTTCACGTGCACGAGGCGGACCCGGAAGCCCTCCCTCGCCAGCGCCTCCTCAAGGGGCGGAATCCAGGCCGGGTTTTCGTACAGCACATGTATCTGCGGCAAAACGGGACGAATCATGGGTCTCTCTCGGGTTGAGTCCGGTTGCACGGGGCACAAAAAAAGCCGCCCGGGTCGGCGGACCGGGGCGGCTCGGAAAAACGCTTTGAGAGCTAGGGGCTCAGCGCATCAACACACCCGGATCCACGCGTCGTGGGGACACGGACACATACAGGCGCAGATGCTACCGGCGCGGTTCGCTCCGCGGGTGCGGAGGGCTCGGATGTCAGGCGCGTGGATCATGGCGCGAGAAGATGCTCGGGTCGGCTCCGCGCGGCAACCGGGCGGCCCGATCACACGGTTACCTTCTACTCTGCCAA
Encoded here:
- a CDS encoding metallophosphoesterase, with protein sequence MPRLWALSDLHVSHPGNRAALEDFPAHPDDWLILAGDVGHGARRLEWCFARLTPKFRQVVWVPGNHELWTIPNRAPGLRGVALYEHLVGIARSHGVLTPEDPYPVVEHRDGPVLIAPLFLLYDYSFRPRRVPREQVIQWARETRVVCGDEVMLHPDPFPDRDSWCAARCEDAATRLASVPSDLPKVLVNHFPLEKRHAVLPKIPRFTPWCGTRRTEGWHRRFNACAVVYGHLHIRDTHWLDGVPFQEVSLGYPRQWDRRRGMGAYLREVILAPRGATVR